Proteins encoded in a region of the Cetobacterium sp. ZOR0034 genome:
- a CDS encoding carbohydrate ABC transporter permease, with protein sequence MKNLGKVLGYLIMIFFGVVILFPFLLLFLSSLKNAKELFRTGMNFSISLSTLTFENYRELFFGSSEYMRWYLNSLFILGVQVPLSIIFSSFVAYGFAMYEFKYKKIIFIFVLISMMVPFEIIMLPLYSTIGIMGLFDTYTGVILPFIVSSFAIFFFMQYLKGIPKSLVEAGRIDGCSEYRIFYSVIFPIMKPALITMVIFIAMGVWNGFLWPLLALTTSSKFTLPIGLSTLFTPYGNNYQILIAGAVFAVLPVVILFFRFQKYFINGMISGSVKE encoded by the coding sequence ATGAAAAATTTAGGAAAAGTTTTAGGATATTTAATAATGATATTTTTTGGAGTGGTAATATTATTTCCATTTTTACTTTTATTTTTAAGTTCATTAAAAAATGCTAAAGAATTATTTAGGACAGGAATGAATTTTTCAATATCATTATCAACATTAACATTTGAAAATTATCGAGAGTTATTTTTCGGAAGTTCAGAATATATGCGATGGTATTTGAATAGTTTGTTTATATTGGGAGTCCAAGTTCCTCTAAGCATTATATTTTCATCATTTGTGGCGTATGGATTTGCCATGTATGAGTTTAAATATAAAAAGATAATCTTTATCTTTGTTTTAATTTCTATGATGGTTCCTTTTGAAATTATAATGTTACCTCTATATTCAACAATAGGAATTATGGGATTATTTGATACATACACTGGAGTTATTTTGCCATTTATTGTTTCCTCATTTGCAATTTTCTTTTTTATGCAATATTTAAAAGGAATTCCTAAATCTTTAGTTGAGGCTGGAAGAATAGATGGATGCTCTGAGTATAGAATATTTTATTCGGTAATATTTCCAATAATGAAACCAGCATTGATAACAATGGTAATATTTATTGCGATGGGGGTATGGAATGGATTTTTATGGCCACTATTAGCTTTGACAACTTCATCAAAATTTACATTACCAATAGGATTATCCACACTCTTTACACCGTACGGAAATAATTATCAAATCTTAATAGCTGGAGCTGTATTTGCAGTGTTACCAGTAGTAATTCTTTTCTTTAGATTCCAAAAATATTTTATAAATGGAATGATTAGTGGAAGTGTAAAAGAGTAA
- a CDS encoding carbohydrate ABC transporter permease has protein sequence MKKFLYNFKIAPYVFIAPFIISFTIFFLFPLVNAGIMSFQKVLPGGNTFIGIDNYKRLINPTFGKALWNSIVYTILTLIILIPIPLLLAIIVNNSKLVGTKIFKSILFLPALTSVVVASMMFRFLFGELPTSQMNIIASFFGYSSIRWLRNSNYVFPVLLFVASWRWMGVNMLYFISGLQNIPEEVLEAAQVEGANVFQRYFYIVIPMLKPITTYVITISIYAGLAMFTESLMIYGINSPNDMALTIVGYLYKLGIMQNNLGLASAVGMFLLCFALIINLIQLKSTGFFRKD, from the coding sequence ATGAAGAAATTTTTATATAACTTTAAAATTGCTCCATATGTTTTTATAGCACCGTTTATAATATCATTTACGATATTTTTTCTATTTCCATTAGTAAATGCAGGTATTATGAGTTTTCAAAAAGTATTGCCAGGTGGTAATACTTTTATTGGAATAGATAATTATAAAAGATTAATAAATCCAACTTTTGGAAAAGCTCTTTGGAATAGTATTGTATATACAATTTTAACATTGATTATTTTAATTCCAATTCCACTGTTATTAGCAATTATTGTAAATAATAGTAAACTTGTGGGAACAAAAATATTTAAATCAATTTTATTCCTACCTGCACTGACATCAGTTGTAGTAGCGAGTATGATGTTTAGATTTTTATTTGGGGAGTTACCAACTTCTCAAATGAATATAATAGCTTCATTTTTTGGATATTCATCAATAAGATGGTTGAGAAATTCTAATTATGTTTTTCCAGTTTTATTATTTGTAGCTAGTTGGCGTTGGATGGGAGTAAATATGTTATATTTTATTTCAGGCTTACAAAATATACCTGAAGAGGTTTTAGAAGCTGCGCAGGTTGAAGGAGCAAATGTGTTTCAAAGATATTTTTATATAGTAATTCCAATGCTAAAACCAATAACAACATATGTTATAACAATAAGTATTTATGCAGGGTTGGCAATGTTTACAGAATCTTTGATGATATATGGAATTAATTCACCAAATGATATGGCCTTGACAATAGTTGGATATTTATACAAATTGGGAATTATGCAAAATAATTTAGGATTAGCCTCTGCGGTAGGAATGTTTTTACTATGTTTCGCTTTGATTATAAATTTAATTCAACTAAAATCTACTGGTTTTTTTAGGAAGGATTGA
- a CDS encoding ABC transporter substrate-binding protein: MKKIIILFTFFVLFIMGCGKKETETSNGSKKITLWTFQALHEKFYKEMEKEWNKKNPETPIDLVVSVMPFDDMHNKLQIAIQTGKGGPDLADLELRKFSTAIEGEVQFLPMTKYIKGIEDDLVMSRFDLYSKNNEYYGIPFHVGATVTYYNKELLESAGIDYNKIKTWKEYKEAGYKLKSITGKPMAAVEINDIMAILPPLVQMEADYINNQGNPDIDNPKAIQLYKEIQQLLKDEVLVVAAGGFYHSEEFFGMVNNGGVASLTMPLWYMGRFVDSMPDLKKKIIIAKMPMYEGNSVESVGLGGTGTVVLKSSPNAELASKYLNFAKISEEGNTLIWTMLGFDPVRKSVWDSEELQKKTMFDEYFLNSPIEVLNSVNGKIPSAKRGDKLSTIANEVSTNLYNNIFESLGNVEDEVRKSAKRIEGE, encoded by the coding sequence ATGAAGAAAATAATAATTCTCTTCACATTCTTTGTTTTATTTATAATGGGGTGTGGAAAAAAAGAGACAGAAACATCAAATGGATCAAAAAAAATTACTTTATGGACATTCCAAGCATTACATGAAAAATTTTATAAAGAAATGGAGAAAGAATGGAATAAAAAGAATCCTGAAACTCCAATCGATTTAGTAGTTAGTGTAATGCCTTTTGATGATATGCATAATAAACTTCAAATAGCAATTCAAACAGGAAAAGGAGGGCCAGATTTAGCAGATTTGGAGCTAAGAAAATTTTCGACAGCAATAGAAGGTGAAGTTCAATTTTTACCTATGACTAAATATATAAAAGGAATAGAAGATGATTTAGTTATGTCTAGATTTGATTTGTATTCTAAAAATAATGAATATTATGGAATACCATTTCATGTAGGAGCAACAGTAACATATTACAATAAAGAGCTCTTAGAGAGTGCAGGTATAGATTACAATAAAATAAAAACATGGAAAGAATATAAAGAGGCAGGATATAAATTGAAATCTATTACGGGAAAGCCAATGGCAGCAGTGGAAATAAATGATATAATGGCAATTCTACCGCCATTAGTTCAAATGGAAGCAGATTATATTAATAATCAAGGAAATCCAGATATAGATAATCCTAAAGCAATTCAATTGTATAAAGAGATTCAACAATTATTAAAAGATGAAGTTTTAGTAGTTGCAGCAGGAGGATTTTATCATTCAGAAGAATTTTTTGGGATGGTTAATAATGGTGGAGTTGCAAGTTTAACAATGCCGTTGTGGTATATGGGAAGATTTGTAGATAGTATGCCAGATTTAAAGAAAAAAATTATAATTGCAAAAATGCCTATGTATGAAGGTAACTCGGTAGAGAGTGTAGGATTAGGAGGAACAGGAACAGTTGTTTTAAAAAGTTCTCCAAATGCAGAGTTGGCTTCGAAATATTTAAATTTTGCCAAAATATCAGAGGAAGGAAATACATTGATATGGACAATGTTAGGGTTTGATCCTGTTAGAAAATCAGTGTGGGATAGTGAGGAACTTCAGAAAAAAACTATGTTTGATGAGTATTTTTTAAATTCACCAATTGAAGTATTAAATTCAGTAAATGGTAAAATTCCTAGTGCTAAAAGAGGAGATAAGTTATCAACAATTGCAAATGAAGTGAGTACTAATTTATACAATAATATTTTTGAAAGTTTAGGTAATGTTGAGGATGAGGTAAGAAAAAGTGCAAAACGAATAGAAGGAGAATAA